The following are encoded together in the Erwinia sp. E602 genome:
- the nudE gene encoding ADP compounds hydrolase NudE gives MTRQLQKPDILKVETVAQSRLFTVEAVDLAFSNGARRVYERMRPSDREAVMIVPIVDDHLILIQEYAVGLECYELGFPKGLIDPGETPFEAANRELKEEAGFGAEQLESLGRLTMAPSYFSSKMNIVVAEGLYPEQLEGDEPEPLPQLRWPLNNLLALLDEPDFREARNVSALFLVREWLVKQGRIAY, from the coding sequence ATGACCAGACAATTACAAAAACCTGACATCCTCAAGGTCGAGACGGTGGCGCAATCGCGGTTGTTTACCGTTGAAGCGGTGGATCTTGCCTTCAGCAACGGCGCACGCCGGGTCTATGAACGGATGCGCCCGTCCGATCGTGAAGCGGTGATGATTGTGCCGATCGTTGACGATCACCTGATCCTGATTCAGGAGTACGCGGTGGGGCTGGAGTGCTACGAGCTGGGCTTCCCTAAAGGGTTGATCGACCCGGGTGAAACCCCGTTTGAAGCCGCGAACCGTGAGCTGAAAGAAGAGGCCGGTTTTGGGGCAGAGCAGCTGGAAAGTCTCGGCAGGCTGACCATGGCCCCCTCCTATTTCTCCAGCAAGATGAATATCGTGGTGGCGGAAGGGTTATATCCGGAACAGCTTGAAGGAGATGAACCGGAGCCGCTGCCGCAGCTGCGCTGGCCGCTTAACAACCTGCTGGCGCTGCTTGATGAGCCGGATTTCCGCGAAGCGCGTAACGTCAGCGCGCTGTTTCTGGTGCGTGAATGGCTGGTGAAGCAGGGGCGTATAGCGTACTGA
- the mrcA gene encoding peptidoglycan glycosyltransferase/peptidoglycan DD-transpeptidase MrcA has translation MKFVKYLLILAVCCILLGAGSIYGLYKYIEPQLPDVATLKDVRLQTPMQVFSADNELIAQYGEKRRIPLTLQQMPPQLVKAFIATEDSRFYEHHGVDPIGIFRAASIALMSGHASQGASTITQQLARNFFLSPEKTLTRKIKEAFLAIRIEQTMSKDEILELYLNKIYLGYRAYGVGAAAQVYFGKNVDELSLSEMAMIAGLPKAPSTFNPLYSHTRAVQRRNTVLARMLDQQYITQSQYDDARNTPLVANYHTPEIAFGAAYLTEMVRQEMVKRYGEDAYNDGYKVYTTVTRKLQLAAQDAVQNNVIAYDMRHGYRGPASVLWQASQPAWGHTEIVKTLRALPVYGPLNPAVVTQASSEQASATLRDGSIVSLDLAAVRWARPFKSDTLQGATPRSVSQVLQPGQQIWLRQVDNAWQLAQVPDVNSSLVSLDPNDGAVRALVGGFDFNLSKFNRATQALRQVGSNIKPFLYTAAMDRGLTLASILNDVPISRWDAGAGADWRPKNSPNTYAGPIRLRQGLGESKNVVMVRAMRAMGVDYAAEYLQRFGFPAENIVHTESLALGSASFTPLQMVRGYSVMANGGFLVDPYFITRIENEQGDKVFEVKPKIACPQCNLPVIYGETQKAVALSEDSVENVAVSQEKTNFAVPQPQLGEVTQQQVQQDGEQQYAPHVINTPLSFLIKSALNSNIFGEPGWMGTGWRAGKELKRNDIGGKTGTTNSSKDAWFSGYGPGVVTSVWIGFDDHRRDLGRTTASGAIKEQISGYEGGAKSAQPAWDDYMKSALDGVPLEPLTPPQGVVTVNIDRGTGKLANGGGNTRQEYFIEGTQPTEYSVHDTGTTLIDNGESHELF, from the coding sequence GTGAAGTTCGTAAAGTATTTATTGATCCTTGCAGTGTGTTGCATTTTGCTGGGAGCAGGCTCGATCTATGGTTTATACAAATACATAGAGCCGCAGCTACCCGACGTCGCCACGCTGAAAGATGTGCGTCTGCAGACGCCGATGCAGGTGTTCAGCGCAGACAACGAGCTGATCGCCCAGTACGGTGAGAAACGCCGTATCCCCCTGACGCTGCAGCAGATGCCGCCGCAGCTGGTGAAGGCCTTTATTGCCACCGAAGACAGCCGCTTTTATGAGCACCACGGCGTCGATCCGATCGGCATTTTCCGTGCGGCCAGCATTGCGCTGATGTCAGGGCACGCCTCGCAGGGTGCCAGTACCATCACCCAGCAGCTGGCGAGGAACTTCTTCCTCAGCCCCGAAAAAACGCTGACGCGCAAAATCAAGGAAGCCTTCCTGGCGATTCGTATCGAACAGACGATGAGCAAAGATGAGATCCTTGAGCTGTACCTGAACAAGATCTACCTCGGCTACCGCGCCTATGGCGTGGGCGCGGCGGCGCAGGTCTACTTCGGTAAAAACGTCGATGAGCTGTCGCTGAGCGAAATGGCGATGATTGCCGGCCTGCCGAAAGCGCCGTCGACCTTTAACCCGCTCTACTCCCATACCCGGGCGGTGCAGCGCCGTAATACGGTGCTGGCGCGCATGCTGGACCAGCAGTACATCACCCAGTCACAGTATGATGATGCGCGTAACACGCCGCTGGTCGCTAACTACCACACGCCGGAGATCGCCTTCGGCGCCGCGTATCTGACCGAAATGGTGCGCCAGGAGATGGTTAAGCGTTACGGTGAAGACGCCTACAACGACGGCTACAAGGTTTACACCACCGTCACCCGCAAGCTGCAGCTGGCCGCGCAGGACGCGGTACAGAACAACGTGATCGCCTACGATATGCGCCACGGCTACCGCGGCCCGGCCAGCGTGCTGTGGCAGGCCAGCCAGCCGGCCTGGGGCCATACGGAGATCGTGAAGACCCTGAGAGCGCTGCCGGTCTATGGCCCGCTTAATCCGGCGGTGGTCACCCAGGCGAGCAGCGAGCAGGCCAGCGCCACGCTGCGTGACGGCAGCATCGTCAGCCTCGATCTGGCGGCCGTCCGCTGGGCGCGTCCGTTTAAGTCGGATACGCTGCAGGGCGCCACACCACGCTCCGTGAGCCAGGTGCTGCAACCCGGCCAGCAGATCTGGCTACGCCAGGTGGATAACGCCTGGCAGCTCGCCCAGGTGCCGGACGTCAACTCCTCGCTGGTGTCGCTCGATCCCAACGACGGTGCCGTGCGCGCGCTGGTCGGCGGCTTCGACTTCAACCTCAGCAAATTTAACCGCGCCACCCAGGCGCTGCGTCAGGTCGGTTCGAACATCAAACCCTTCCTGTATACCGCAGCGATGGATCGCGGCCTGACGCTGGCCTCGATCCTCAACGACGTGCCGATCTCGCGCTGGGATGCCGGTGCCGGTGCCGACTGGCGGCCGAAAAACTCACCGAACACCTACGCCGGGCCAATCCGCCTGCGCCAGGGGCTGGGTGAGTCGAAAAACGTGGTGATGGTGCGCGCCATGCGCGCCATGGGCGTCGACTATGCCGCTGAGTATCTGCAACGCTTCGGCTTCCCGGCGGAAAATATCGTGCATACCGAATCGCTGGCGCTGGGCTCGGCCTCCTTCACCCCGCTGCAGATGGTGCGCGGATATTCGGTGATGGCCAACGGCGGTTTCCTGGTCGATCCGTACTTTATTACCCGCATTGAGAACGAGCAGGGTGACAAGGTCTTTGAGGTCAAACCGAAAATCGCCTGCCCGCAGTGCAATCTGCCGGTGATTTACGGCGAGACCCAAAAAGCGGTGGCGCTGAGTGAAGACAGCGTGGAAAACGTGGCGGTATCGCAGGAGAAAACCAACTTTGCCGTACCGCAGCCGCAGCTGGGCGAAGTCACTCAGCAGCAGGTGCAGCAGGACGGTGAGCAGCAGTATGCGCCACACGTGATCAACACCCCGCTGTCGTTCCTGATCAAAAGCGCGCTGAACTCGAACATCTTCGGCGAGCCGGGCTGGATGGGCACCGGCTGGCGTGCCGGCAAGGAGCTGAAACGCAACGATATCGGCGGCAAAACAGGCACCACCAACAGCTCGAAGGACGCCTGGTTCTCCGGCTACGGCCCTGGCGTGGTGACCTCGGTGTGGATTGGTTTTGACGACCACCGCCGCGATCTGGGGCGCACCACTGCGTCAGGGGCGATCAAGGAGCAGATCTCCGGCTACGAAGGCGGGGCCAAGAGTGCTCAGCCGGCGTGGGATGATTATATGAAAAGCGCGCTGGATGGCGTACCGCTAGAGCCACTGACGCCGCCGCAGGGCGTGGTGACGGTGAATATCGACCGCGGCACCGGTAAGCTGGCCAACGGTGGCGGCAACACCCGCCAGGAGTACTTTATCGAGGGCACCCAGCCCACCGAATACTCCGTGCACGACACCGGTACCACGCTTATTGATAACGGCGAAAGCCACGAGCTGTTCTGA
- the pilM gene encoding type IV pilus biogenesis protein PilM, whose translation MALQIWQIGLDIQNGQLCALAVQQRRNGWQLRHWWQHDLPQDTLRNGLMQRPDIVSALLQRWRRLLPGRFSLRVGFPPHPVMQRPLSLPAMRLHEPDRHRYITAAARQLFPIEPEALALDYRSAAAGQLMLTATRQEALHSWVSCLQQAGLVPQVLELTPGALGVLAATLNLDPHATLVHRTSDHWLWYAPQHAEQPWGWCALEEAADFGSLRLSKLPAAGEIWYSSALAEPPPPGTLALSPLQTMRFWQPPLPACAGAFSLAIGLALRPEDR comes from the coding sequence ATGGCTCTTCAGATATGGCAGATCGGGCTGGATATTCAAAACGGGCAGCTGTGTGCCCTTGCCGTTCAGCAACGCCGCAACGGCTGGCAGCTCCGCCACTGGTGGCAACACGACCTGCCGCAAGATACGTTAAGAAATGGCCTCATGCAACGTCCGGACATCGTTAGCGCGCTGTTGCAGCGCTGGCGTCGGCTGTTGCCGGGCCGCTTTTCGCTACGGGTGGGGTTCCCGCCACATCCGGTAATGCAGCGCCCGCTGAGCCTGCCGGCGATGCGCCTGCACGAACCCGATCGCCACCGCTATATCACCGCGGCGGCGCGTCAGCTGTTCCCGATCGAGCCGGAGGCGCTGGCGCTGGATTACCGCTCTGCGGCCGCCGGGCAACTGATGCTGACCGCCACCCGCCAGGAAGCGTTACACAGCTGGGTCAGTTGTCTGCAGCAGGCCGGCCTGGTGCCGCAGGTGCTGGAACTGACCCCCGGTGCACTCGGCGTGCTGGCCGCTACCCTGAACCTTGACCCTCACGCCACGCTGGTACACCGCACCAGCGATCACTGGCTGTGGTATGCACCGCAGCATGCAGAGCAGCCGTGGGGATGGTGTGCGCTGGAGGAGGCGGCAGACTTTGGCAGCCTGCGTCTGAGTAAGCTGCCGGCGGCGGGTGAGATCTGGTACAGCTCGGCGCTGGCGGAGCCGCCGCCGCCGGGCACCCTGGCGCTGTCTCCGCTGCAGACGATGCGCTTCTGGCAGCCGCCGTTACCTGCCTGTGCCGGTGCTTTTTCGCTGGCGATCGGGCTGGCGCTGCGCCCGGAGGATCGCTGA
- a CDS encoding PilN domain-containing protein, protein MVPVNLLPWRTQRLRRQWRRWCLLLLVALPLLSALPGLWLQWQHQLNRQQKALLATCVEAQRLAAALQARTQAVLQPLNALQLQRLQQQQRLQRLLQWRDVAERIAQVIPAGVWLSELKTGTAGVQLQGASRGVAGVHRFRDRLGQLSWVQQVTSGSVVRNAEDEVHFSLQVHLRQPVPP, encoded by the coding sequence ATGGTGCCGGTCAATTTGCTGCCGTGGCGCACGCAGCGCCTGCGGCGGCAGTGGCGGCGCTGGTGTCTGCTGCTGTTGGTGGCTCTGCCGTTGTTGAGTGCCCTGCCGGGTCTGTGGCTGCAGTGGCAGCATCAGCTTAACCGCCAGCAGAAGGCGCTGTTGGCAACCTGCGTCGAGGCGCAGCGGCTGGCCGCCGCACTGCAGGCGCGCACGCAGGCCGTTTTGCAGCCGCTGAACGCTCTGCAACTGCAGCGCCTGCAGCAGCAGCAGCGGCTGCAACGGCTTCTGCAGTGGCGGGATGTTGCAGAACGGATAGCGCAGGTCATTCCTGCCGGGGTGTGGCTGAGCGAGCTGAAAACAGGCACCGCTGGCGTGCAGCTGCAAGGTGCCAGCCGTGGCGTTGCGGGCGTGCACAGGTTCCGTGACCGTCTCGGGCAGCTGAGCTGGGTGCAGCAGGTCACGTCCGGCAGCGTGGTGCGTAACGCAGAGGACGAGGTGCATTTCAGCCTGCAGGTTCATTTGCGTCAACCGGTGCCCCCGTGA
- a CDS encoding HofP DNA utilization family protein: MRGATFILSLLLPGPLLAGEGVTLRDPFAPPALARCELQAAERLSWQLQGVIGQPGEFHAWLVAPPATRLRLRAGETLPGTRWQVVEIARFSITLGADNGCPPPLRLALKERNRGQTTNPTAAAGAQRSGAG; encoded by the coding sequence GTGCGTGGAGCGACCTTCATACTCTCCCTGCTGCTGCCGGGGCCGTTACTGGCCGGGGAGGGGGTGACTCTGCGTGACCCTTTTGCCCCGCCGGCGCTGGCCCGCTGTGAGCTGCAGGCCGCCGAACGGCTGAGCTGGCAACTGCAGGGGGTGATTGGCCAGCCGGGCGAGTTTCATGCCTGGCTGGTGGCCCCGCCGGCCACCCGGCTGCGGCTGCGGGCCGGTGAAACTCTGCCGGGGACCCGCTGGCAGGTAGTGGAGATTGCCCGGTTCAGCATCACGCTGGGCGCAGACAACGGCTGCCCGCCGCCGCTGAGGCTGGCACTCAAGGAGAGAAACCGTGGACAGACTACCAATCCCACTGCTGCTGCTGGCGCTCAGCGGTCCGGCGCTGGCTGA
- the hofQ gene encoding DNA uptake porin HofQ, with translation MPAERRPQAGRVPLSLNFDDAPVGQVLQALADYQQLNLMLAPGVEGRISLRLEGVPWRQALQLVLKLGRLSLEQQGNVMLIYPPGRQQEKQREAEQQREDRERRMPLQTLNLTLQHADASVVNASLQSERAQLMTPRGSVTLDTRTNTLLLRDTAQALEQTGRWLRSLDVPLQQIELAAQIVTLSEESLRELGVNWGLGGEPPVADALRASQLRVDLGVARPAAAAGFTLARLNGRLLELELSALEREHQADIIASPRLFTSHQQTASIKQGTEIPYEVATGNSGSTTMEFKEAVLGMEVTPAVQANGRILLKLHITQNVPGRTMRSGDSEVLTIDKQEITTQVTLKDGQTLALGGIFQQESAAGRRAVPLLGDIPLLGALFRHGVREQKRRELVIFITPRLIRSD, from the coding sequence CTGCCAGCTGAACGCAGGCCGCAGGCCGGGCGCGTGCCGCTGTCGCTTAACTTTGATGATGCGCCGGTGGGCCAGGTGCTGCAGGCGCTGGCCGACTACCAGCAGCTTAACCTGATGCTGGCACCCGGCGTGGAGGGGCGCATCAGCCTGCGCCTGGAGGGGGTGCCCTGGCGTCAGGCGTTGCAACTGGTACTGAAGCTGGGGCGGCTGAGCCTGGAACAGCAGGGCAACGTGATGCTGATCTATCCCCCCGGCCGGCAGCAGGAGAAGCAGCGTGAGGCCGAGCAGCAACGGGAAGATCGCGAGCGCCGTATGCCGCTGCAGACGCTGAACCTGACGCTGCAGCATGCCGATGCCAGCGTGGTCAATGCCAGCCTGCAGAGTGAACGTGCGCAGTTGATGACGCCACGCGGGTCGGTAACGCTGGATACCCGTACCAACACGCTGCTGCTGCGCGACACGGCGCAGGCGTTAGAGCAGACCGGCCGCTGGTTGCGCTCGCTTGACGTGCCGCTACAGCAGATCGAGCTGGCCGCGCAGATTGTTACCCTGAGTGAAGAGAGCCTGCGTGAGCTTGGCGTTAACTGGGGGCTGGGCGGCGAGCCGCCGGTCGCTGACGCCCTGCGTGCCAGCCAGCTGCGCGTTGACCTCGGTGTGGCGCGGCCCGCGGCGGCGGCCGGTTTTACCCTCGCACGGCTGAACGGCCGCCTGCTGGAGCTGGAGCTCAGCGCGCTGGAGCGTGAGCATCAGGCGGATATCATCGCCAGCCCGCGCCTGTTTACTTCGCACCAGCAGACGGCCAGCATTAAGCAGGGCACTGAGATCCCGTATGAAGTGGCGACCGGTAACAGCGGCTCGACCACCATGGAGTTTAAAGAGGCGGTGCTGGGCATGGAGGTGACCCCGGCGGTGCAGGCCAACGGACGTATTTTGCTGAAGCTGCACATCACGCAGAACGTGCCCGGGCGCACGATGCGCAGCGGTGACAGCGAGGTGCTGACCATCGATAAACAGGAGATCACCACCCAGGTGACGCTGAAGGATGGCCAGACGCTGGCGCTGGGCGGTATTTTCCAGCAGGAGAGCGCTGCCGGCCGGAGAGCGGTACCGTTGCTCGGGGATATTCCACTGCTGGGCGCCCTGTTCCGGCACGGTGTTCGTGAGCAGAAAAGGCGAGAATTGGTGATCTTCATCACACCAAGGCTGATCCGCAGCGATTAA
- the aroK gene encoding shikimate kinase AroK, which produces MAEKRNIFLVGPMGAGKSTIGRQLAQQLNMEFFDSDQEIERRTGADVGWVFDVEGEDGFRDREEKIINELTEKQGIVLATGGGSVKSRETRNRLSARGVVVYLETTIEKQLARTQRDKKRPLLQVASPPREVLEALADERNPLYEEIADVTIRTDDQSAKVVANQIINMLEKS; this is translated from the coding sequence ATGGCAGAGAAACGCAATATCTTTCTGGTTGGGCCTATGGGTGCCGGCAAAAGCACTATTGGGCGTCAATTAGCTCAGCAACTCAATATGGAATTTTTCGATTCCGATCAAGAAATTGAGCGACGTACCGGAGCGGATGTGGGCTGGGTTTTCGACGTTGAAGGCGAAGACGGCTTCCGCGACCGCGAAGAAAAAATCATTAACGAACTCACTGAAAAACAGGGCATTGTGCTGGCGACAGGTGGCGGTTCCGTCAAGTCTCGCGAAACGCGCAACCGTCTTTCCGCTCGTGGCGTGGTGGTCTATCTTGAAACGACCATCGAAAAGCAGCTGGCACGTACTCAGCGCGATAAAAAGCGTCCGTTGCTGCAGGTGGCCTCTCCGCCACGTGAAGTGCTGGAAGCCTTAGCTGACGAACGCAACCCGCTGTATGAAGAGATTGCTGACGTTACCATCCGCACCGACGATCAGAGTGCGAAAGTGGTCGCTAATCAGATTATCAATATGCTGGAGAAGAGCTGA
- the aroB gene encoding 3-dehydroquinate synthase — MERITVTLGERSYPITIAAGLFNDPASFWPLKAGDQVMLVTNQTLAPLYLDVVRARLEGAGVLVDSVILPDGEQHKTLAVMDQVFTALLSKPHGRDTTLVALGGGVIGDLTGFAAASYQRGVRFIQVPTTLLSQVDSSVGGKTGVNHALGKNMIGAFYQPASVIIDLDCLKTLPKRELASGLAEVIKYGIILDGEFFSWLEQHIDDLLALDAGAMAYCIRRCCELKAEVVAADEHERGQRALLNLGHTYGHAIETFMGYGNWLHGEAVAAGMVMAARNAQRLGQFTAEDVARVIALLQRAGLPVHGPESMAPADYLPLMMRDKKVIGGKLRLVLPLKVGQAEVRSDVPHDMVLASVQDCLKP; from the coding sequence ATGGAGAGGATTACAGTAACGCTGGGGGAGCGCAGTTACCCCATTACTATCGCCGCCGGATTGTTTAACGACCCGGCTTCATTCTGGCCACTGAAGGCAGGCGATCAGGTTATGCTGGTGACCAACCAGACCCTGGCTCCTCTCTATCTGGACGTTGTGCGCGCACGCCTTGAAGGTGCCGGCGTGCTGGTCGACAGCGTGATCCTGCCCGACGGTGAACAGCATAAGACGCTGGCCGTGATGGACCAGGTGTTTACCGCGCTGCTGTCTAAACCCCACGGCCGTGATACCACGCTGGTCGCGCTGGGTGGTGGAGTGATCGGTGATTTAACCGGTTTTGCTGCCGCCAGCTATCAGCGCGGCGTGCGCTTTATTCAGGTCCCCACCACGCTGTTATCACAGGTGGATTCCTCCGTTGGCGGTAAAACCGGCGTGAACCATGCGCTGGGTAAAAACATGATCGGGGCGTTTTATCAACCGGCCTCGGTTATTATCGATCTCGACTGCCTGAAAACGCTGCCGAAGCGCGAGCTGGCCTCTGGCCTGGCGGAAGTGATTAAGTACGGCATCATCCTCGACGGCGAGTTTTTCAGCTGGCTGGAACAGCATATCGACGATCTGCTGGCGCTGGATGCTGGCGCAATGGCTTACTGCATCCGCCGCTGCTGCGAACTGAAAGCGGAAGTGGTGGCGGCCGATGAGCATGAGCGTGGGCAACGCGCGCTGCTTAATCTGGGCCATACTTACGGTCATGCGATCGAAACCTTTATGGGTTACGGCAACTGGCTGCACGGTGAAGCCGTGGCGGCCGGTATGGTGATGGCCGCGCGTAACGCACAGCGCCTGGGTCAGTTCACTGCCGAAGACGTGGCAAGGGTTATTGCGCTGCTGCAGCGTGCCGGATTACCGGTACATGGCCCGGAAAGCATGGCTCCCGCCGACTATTTACCACTGATGATGCGTGATAAAAAAGTGATCGGCGGTAAACTGCGTCTGGTCCTGCCGTTAAAGGTAGGCCAGGCCGAAGTGCGTAGTGATGTGCCACATGATATGGTGCTGGCTTCTGTTCAGGATTGTCTGAAGCCGTGA
- a CDS encoding SPOR domain-containing protein — MDEFKPEDELKPDTSDRRPTRPRKTPSAAPKVPVSRQHMMMAIGILVLILLVVGIGSALKSPDSSTAQSGGNTPASGSAEKNIDLSGSSSMSGSSPSAAAAEGQPVTSGQGSSPQELSAPQIASSPTEAQALPTPQNQQRVELPGDLNNALSNQQGQVDAAAQSGIGDSTLPVAPATVAAGAGSRALAGKPLAGSSVGAQQSSKPAAAHKPNSKAAHAESKPQSTARSTVNHAASSAPASRSTGTSAGSNTASRSPVASGGSTPGGNFTLQLSSASRSDTLNAWARKQNLNGYHVYQTTRNGQPWYVLVSGSYATSADAKRAVATLPAEVRAQNPWVKPVSQVKKEAGK, encoded by the coding sequence ATGGACGAGTTTAAACCGGAAGACGAGTTAAAACCTGACACCAGCGATCGCCGACCTACGCGGCCCCGTAAAACGCCTTCCGCTGCGCCAAAGGTACCGGTATCACGTCAGCATATGATGATGGCGATCGGTATCCTGGTGCTGATCCTGCTGGTGGTGGGGATTGGATCGGCGCTGAAGTCGCCCGACAGCAGCACGGCACAGAGTGGCGGCAACACACCGGCCAGCGGCAGCGCAGAGAAAAATATCGACCTTTCTGGCTCCTCGTCGATGAGTGGTTCATCCCCCTCTGCGGCAGCGGCTGAAGGGCAGCCGGTGACCAGCGGCCAGGGCAGCTCGCCACAGGAGCTGAGCGCGCCGCAGATTGCGTCCAGCCCAACCGAAGCGCAGGCACTGCCAACACCGCAAAATCAGCAGCGGGTCGAGCTGCCGGGCGATCTGAATAACGCCCTGAGCAATCAGCAGGGGCAGGTGGATGCGGCAGCCCAGAGCGGCATCGGCGACTCCACCCTGCCGGTGGCTCCGGCTACCGTAGCCGCAGGTGCGGGCAGCCGTGCCCTGGCCGGTAAACCGCTGGCCGGTTCGTCCGTTGGCGCGCAGCAGAGCAGCAAACCTGCGGCGGCGCATAAGCCCAACAGCAAAGCGGCTCACGCTGAAAGCAAACCCCAGTCCACGGCGCGCAGTACGGTTAATCATGCCGCCAGCAGCGCTCCTGCCAGCCGCAGCACCGGCACCAGTGCAGGCAGCAACACCGCCAGCAGAAGCCCGGTGGCCTCAGGCGGTTCAACGCCTGGCGGGAATTTCACCCTGCAGCTGAGCAGCGCATCCCGTTCAGATACGCTGAACGCCTGGGCAAGAAAGCAGAATCTCAACGGCTACCATGTCTATCAGACCACGCGTAACGGTCAGCCGTGGTACGTGCTGGTCAGTGGTTCTTATGCCACCTCTGCCGATGCCAAACGCGCTGTCGCGACATTACCTGCTGAAGTCCGGGCGCAGAACCCCTGGGTGAAGCCGGTCAGCCAGGTGAAAAAAGAAGCCGGAAAATAA
- the dam gene encoding adenine-specific DNA-methyltransferase, which translates to MKKNRAFLKWAGGKYPLLDDIRRHLPEGDCLIEPFVGAGSVFLNTQYPRYLLADINSDLINLYNIVKDRTDEFVGDARALFTPEVNDSEVYYALRREFNLSRDSYRRALLFLYLNRHCYNGLCRYNLSGEFNVPFGRYRKPYFPEEELYGFAERAQKAIFVCESYDATLTKALPGTVVYCDPPYAPLSATANFTAYHTNSFSLREQQHLAELAMTLASESVTVLISNHDTPLTREWYHQAKLHEIKVRRSISRSGTTRSKVSELLALYSGVGKKP; encoded by the coding sequence ATGAAAAAAAATCGCGCTTTTTTGAAGTGGGCAGGAGGGAAGTATCCCCTACTGGACGACATCCGTCGCCATCTGCCGGAAGGGGACTGTCTGATCGAGCCGTTTGTCGGTGCCGGGTCGGTCTTTCTCAATACGCAGTATCCGCGCTATCTTCTGGCTGATATCAACAGCGACCTGATTAACCTCTATAACATCGTTAAAGACCGCACCGACGAGTTTGTCGGCGACGCACGTGCACTGTTTACCCCGGAAGTGAATGATTCGGAGGTGTACTATGCCCTGCGGCGGGAGTTCAACCTCAGCCGTGATTCATACCGGCGTGCGTTGCTGTTCCTGTACCTGAATCGCCACTGCTACAACGGCCTGTGCCGTTATAACCTGAGCGGCGAGTTCAACGTGCCTTTCGGTCGTTATCGTAAGCCTTATTTCCCGGAAGAGGAGCTTTACGGCTTTGCTGAACGGGCGCAGAAGGCGATCTTTGTCTGTGAATCCTACGATGCTACCCTGACCAAGGCGCTGCCGGGCACGGTGGTCTACTGCGATCCGCCGTACGCGCCGCTGTCCGCCACCGCCAATTTTACGGCCTACCACACCAACAGTTTCAGCCTGCGCGAGCAGCAGCATCTGGCCGAGCTGGCGATGACGCTGGCGAGTGAGAGCGTTACGGTGCTGATCTCCAACCATGACACGCCGCTGACGCGTGAGTGGTATCATCAGGCGAAACTGCACGAAATTAAGGTGCGACGCTCGATCAGCCGCAGCGGCACCACGCGTAGTAAGGTGAGTGAGCTTCTGGCGCTGTACAGCGGCGTCGGTAAAAAACCATGA
- the rpe gene encoding ribulose-phosphate 3-epimerase produces the protein MKKFLIAPSILAADFARLGEDTAKALAAGGDVVHFDVMDNHYVPNLTMGPMVLKALRDYGITAPIDVHLMVKPVDRLVPDFAKAGASYITFHPEASEHVDRTLQLIKEHGCKAGLVLNPATPLSILDYVMDKLDVILLMSVNPGFGGQSFIPGTLDKLRQVRKLIDQSGFDIRLEVDGGVKVDNIAEIAAAGADMFVAGSAIFGHPDYKKVIDEMRTELEKSHHGAFH, from the coding sequence ATGAAAAAGTTTTTAATTGCCCCATCGATTCTGGCCGCAGATTTTGCCCGCCTGGGTGAAGACACGGCGAAGGCGCTTGCCGCTGGCGGTGACGTGGTGCATTTCGACGTAATGGATAACCACTACGTGCCCAACCTCACTATGGGGCCAATGGTGCTGAAAGCGCTGCGCGATTATGGCATTACCGCGCCGATCGACGTGCACCTGATGGTCAAACCCGTTGACCGTCTGGTGCCGGACTTCGCTAAAGCTGGTGCCAGCTATATCACCTTCCACCCTGAAGCCTCTGAACACGTTGACCGTACGCTGCAGCTGATTAAAGAGCACGGCTGTAAAGCGGGCCTGGTGCTGAACCCGGCGACGCCGCTGAGCATTCTCGACTATGTGATGGACAAGCTGGATGTGATCCTGCTGATGTCGGTCAACCCGGGCTTTGGCGGCCAGTCGTTTATCCCCGGCACCCTCGACAAACTGCGCCAGGTGCGCAAGCTGATCGACCAGAGCGGCTTTGATATTCGCCTGGAAGTGGATGGCGGCGTGAAGGTCGATAATATCGCTGAGATCGCAGCGGCGGGTGCCGATATGTTTGTCGCCGGTTCGGCCATTTTTGGTCATCCTGACTACAAGAAAGTGATCGACGAAATGCGTACCGAACTGGAGAAATCTCATCATGGCGCGTTTCACTAA